Below is a genomic region from Lysobacter terrestris.
GGTTTGTGACGGCGGCGTCGGCCGGGAATTGACGGGGCCGGCGTTCGAGCCCTCGTTTTTCCGGCTGCGGAAGAGGGTTGGGTGAACCGTAAGGCGGGCTTGGGCCCGCCCTACGCCACTGCTTCCGAGGCGGGTGCGGTCACCCCGCGCGCGTGCCGAGGCTCGCGGGCCGCACCTATTCCGGAACCGTCTCGCCCGACCCGCCGAACTCGGATGGAAAGTCCTTCAGCTTGGGCAGGCCGTCCTTCATCGGCAGCACCGTCTCGGCATAGTTCACGTGCACCGCCGGCTGGAAGTCGAGCGTGGGGATCGTCGCGGCGTACACATCGGTGAGGCCGAGCGGCGCATGGTGGGTCATCAGGTGGCCACCGCAGCGCGTGCAGAACTGCCGGTCGCTCATGGCGGTCTTCTGGAAGTGGCCGATGTATTCCGCGCCGCGCGTCACCGCCACGTTTTCCGGCTTCCACAGGGTGAAGGCATTGACCGGCCCGGCCGACCAGGAGCGGCACGAGGCACAGTGGCAGTAGCCCATCGCTTCGGGCGCGCCGGTGGCCTGGACTTCGACGGCGCCGCAGAAGCAATTGCCGGTGTGTTGTTGCGACATGGGAAACCTCCGTGGGAAGCCCGGCGCGGGGGCCGCGCCGGGAAGCCGATGCTCGCGCCCGGGAGTGGGGTGCGGCCATGGCGGGCAGCATAGCCCTCAGGGCGCGCCGCAACCGGGCATGCGGAAACTGGCGATGCGGGTCTGCCAGTCCGTGGCATTTCCTTTCTCCTCAGCTGGGCAAGGAACGCAGGTCGTCCGCACGATGGACGACGGGGCGGGGCGGCATGGCGGGCGCGCCGCCGCGCAGGGACACGCGCTCGTGCAAGAGACGAAATCGCGGGCGCGCAGTTGAAGAACGCGGGAGCTTGCGTGACTCGGTCGTTGATCCGGGGCGCCCGATCGGGGGAGTGACTGCGGAACGGTGATGGGTGTTCGAAAGGGCGGATGGATTCGCGCTGGTGCGGACGCCGCCGTCGACTGTTGAACGCATCCTCTCAACCCACGAAGCATCGACACGCGGCGCGCGTCGGATTGGCGCACTCGGACGCTCGCCCCCGGAGCGCACGTTCCGTTGTGTCGCACTGCACGAAAGGAATCAAAGCTTCGCCGGTTAGCATCGCCGCACACCCGCCCTGGAGCCTCGCATGCGCCCGACCGTCCAACCCCGTCGTCCCGCTCTCGCTGCTGCCGTGCTCTGGGCGCTGCTCGGCATGCCGCTGCTGGTCTCCGCCGCCGATGCCGACATGGCCGCGATCCAGCGCACCGTCACCGCGCAGCACGACGTGTCGCTCAAGCGGCTTCAGGACTGGATCGCGCTGCCGTCGATCGCGGCGGAAAACCTAAATTCGCGCGAAGGCGCGGAGTACATGGCCAGGCTCGCGCGCGAGGCCGGTTTCCAGCAGGTCGCGGTCCTCGACACCGACGGCAAGCCCGGCGTGTTCGCTACGCTCGATGCGGGCGCGAAGAAAACCGTGGGCCTGTACTTCATGTACGACGTGAAGCAGTTCGATCCCGCGGAATGGACCTCGCCGCCGCTGGAATCGAAACTCGTCGACAGGCCCGGCCTGGGCAAGGTGCTGGTCGGACGCGGCGCGGTGAACCAGAAGGGCCCCGAATCCGCGCTGCTCGCCGCGCTGCATGCCATCCGCATCGCGAACCAGAAGATGCCGGTGAACCTGGTGCTGGTGGCCGAAGGCGAGGAGGAGATCGGCTCGCCGCACATCGGCCAGCTCGTGCACCGCCCCGAAGTCGAAGCCGCGTTGCGCAACACCATTGGCGTGTTCATGCCCGCGGCCTCGCAGGACAGCGACGGCAACGTGCAGATCACCCTCGGCGCCAAGGGCGTGGTCGAACTGGAACTGGTCGCCAGCGGCGAGAAGTGGGGCCGGGGGCCGAAGAAGGACATCCACTCCTCGCTCAAGGCCATGGTCGACAGCCCCGCATGGCGGCTGGTGAAGGCGCTCGACACGCTGGTCTCCGAGGACGGCAACACCATCACCATCGACGGCTATCCCGCCGCGCCGCCGATCAGCGCCGAACACAAGGCCATGATCGCCGCCGTCGTGAAGGTGCGCAGCGAAGCCAAGAGCAAGAAGCAGTTCGGCGTGGAGCACTGGATCGACGACCTGCCGTGGCAGCAGGCCAACGAGCGCCTGGTGTCGCAGCCCACGGTGAACATCGAAGGCCTCGTCGGCGGCTACACCGGCCCGGGCGGCAAGACCGTGCTGCCGCACCGCGCCGTGGCCAAGATCGACATGCGCCTGGTACCGGGCATGAAGAAGGACGCCGCCGTTGCCGCGCTGAAGGCGCACCTGGCCAAGCGCGGCTACGCCGACATCGAGGTCAACGTCAGCGGCGGCTACGACGCCACCCAGACCTCCGCCGACGCCGCGCTGATCCAGGCGCAGCGCAGCGTGCTCGAACGTCGCGGCATCAAGCCCTTGCTGTGGCCGCGCAACGCCGGCTCCTACCCGGGGTTCGTCTTCACCGATGCGCCGTTGAGCCTCGCCTCCGGCCACTTCGGCCTAGGCCACGGCAGCGGCGCGCACGCCCCGGACGAGTACTACCTGATCGAATCCACCAACCCGGCGGTGCAGGGGTACGACGGCGCGGTGATGTCGTTCGTGGAGTATCTGTACGAACTTGGTAAATGATCCGCACTAGGCGGGCTTGAGCTGCCGCCAGCACGCATGAGGCCCGCTTCGGCGGGCCTTTTCTTTGCGCACTTCCACCCGTCGTCTGCCTGATCCACCATCAACGCTCCGCGTGTTACCACCGGTCTTCACTTCAGGTCGATGTCGCCCACCTTGTCGCGGTAACTCTTCTTCGTGTCCGCTCAGCTCACACCCGCAGTGTGACGGCACGGCCCACGAGGCCCGTAGACGGGTGGTTCCGTCAACGTATCCCCCAAACGGGTGCAGGAGTGCTCGCCGGTGGCCGCCGGGCCGCCGGAGCTGCGTTGCCCCCAGTAATTGCGTGCCGATGGACGCAGGACGCTGGCCCCACGGCATCGGGGTGGCATCGCCGGAGTGCAGCCATGGATCGTATTTGCCTCGTATTGGCGCTGGGTTTGGCCGGAACCGTAGTGATGGTCAGCGGGTGCGGGGTGTTCAATCCCTACATTCGACACGACACGGTTGGTAAAGGCCCTTCGGGATGTTTGGGTGTGAGTGGCATCGGTGTTGCCGATCCGATCGATGCCAGCGGACACGGCAGTGGCAACGGCACGTCCGTCGACCAAGGCAAAACCACTCCCAAGGCCGGCACCGCATTGCAGTACGCGTGCCGCATGCTGGTTCTGGTGCAACGCAATCGCGACGGGGTCACCAACACTCAATCGGGAATGATCGCAACGCTCGTGCCGTTGACCGGCATCATCGGCTACAACAGCGCCCGCGGGGTAAACGCGCCCACCAATGCGGCGATGGCGGCCGGCGGCCTGGCCACGTACACCGTGGGAACCTCGCTCGCGCAAAGCGACCGGTTGTTGATCTACGACGCGGGTGTCAAGTCGATCTCGTGCGCGATCACCACGTATGGCGAAGGCCATGCGCAAGCTGGGCGACAGCAGCCCCTGAAGAAAGCATTGCGGGATCACATCGGGTTGGCGCGCAAAAGCTTGCGCCAATTCAATTCAAATTCCGGCCAGATCGCTGTCGAGGGTTACCTGGTTACTGCCGAACTGGCTGCCGGACCTGATCAGAACGACGTGCTGGACGCGCAATTGCGCACGGTTGTGAGCAATGCTGTCAATGCCGTCAACGACAAGTTGACCTTGACTGTACCGAACATGGCCAAGGCCTTCGACAGTTCGTATCCCGTATGGACATCCATCAAGGCACCGCCCAAACCTGACAAACCGACCACCGAGATGGCAGTGGCGAAGGCCGGCCCTGCGACCAAAATTGACGCCGCCGTGCTGGAGCAGGAGCTGGACATCATCGACCGCCTCTACCGACAACTGGAAGTGCCGCCGTCGGTTGACTTGAAGCGCTGCCAGTTCCAGCTGTCGACCGAAGTCAGTGCTAAGTACGCAACAGCTCCCCTATGGCTCGGTGCGACCGACAACGCGAATGGCACGACGATTCCAGCGAAAAAGAAAGTGCCGATCAGGATTCGGATATACGGCGGCCTCGCTCCCTTCGACAAGGCCGTGACCCAAGGCGCGCCGCCGCCGCCCGCACTGATGCTCGAATCCGAGAACGGCGCCGTGTTCCTGACGATCACGCCCGATGAAAAAAGTACGGGCGATTACGTCATCGCGGTCACCGACGCGTCAGGCCAGGAAAAGCGCGTCACCGTATCGGTTGCGGACTAACCTCCCTCACAAGCGGATGGTCATATGGACGGCGATCATGTTCCCGAATTGATTCGGTTGGGTGGCTCCTCGGCAGGGCTGGCGCAGGCCCAGGGTATCGCCGCGCAAGCCATGGCAGCGGCGGGCCTGCCGGCGTTTCCGAAGAATGCTTGCGCCGCCAACCTGAGCGCGCTGCTGCAACTGGCGGGCCTCGATTTCCCGATGACTTTCGGGGCAGGCAAGCTCGCATACATGTTGGGCGGAAAGTTCGACAGTCGCCGCTGGGTGCATGTGCGCGCCGGCGATCAGATTGAGGGTGACGTGGGTGTCACTTACGACAACGACACGAGCATTCCCGGGTCCGACCACATCTACCTGGTGGTCAAGCGGGTGGATACGGACCGGATGGTGATTGCCGACAACCAAGCGACGCAACCCCATGAGCGGTTCGTGTCGGGCAAGGGCAAGACGCCGACCGAGTACTTCCTGCGTGCCCCGACGATGGCCTATGTGCTGCGCTCCGTTCCGGAGGCTGTGGAGGTGCCGGACATCTTGCGTCTGGCCGAGGCATCGGACATTGCGCAATACGACTGGAACCAGCGCGGTCAGGCGCCGAAGGGCTACATCAAGGGCATGGCATTGGCCTTCGCGGACGCCTATGCACGCTTGAAAGGCGGTGAAGCTGTTGCCCAGGAAATGGGCCGTGAGATCGGGGAACCGGCTACAGACGCGCTGGCGTGGTACCGGAATCATTTCGCACAGGCTGGGTTTGCTGCGCCGGCTACGGCCAGCGACCGCCTGCGCCAGCTGTTCGTGATGCTGGTTGGACTTGGCATGCGGGAAAGTTCCGGGCGGTATTGCGAAGGGCGTGATCGATCCGCCTCCAACACCAGTGCCAACACGGCCGAGGCCGGGCTCTTCCAGATGAGCTACGACCTGTGCCTGGCATTGCCGAGCCTGCAGCGGTTGATGGAGACGTATGGCAACTCCACCACCTTGGCGGAAGTGTTTCGGGAGGGCGTGCGTTGCAAAGCGTCGGATTGGGAGAATCACGGGCGCGGTCACGGCATGGAGTTCCAGCGTCTGACCAAAGCGTGCCCCGCGTTCGCGGTCGATTGCGCCGCCGTTGCCCTGCGGGCCCGCCGCAAGCACTGGGGGCCAATTAACAAGCGTGCGGCGGAAGTGCGCCTGGAGTGCGATTCGCTGCTGCTAGCCGTCCAGCAGCTCGTGGACGCGGCCTGAGGAGGTTCACGGTGGCGTGGCTAGCCAAGCAACAAGGTGTTTTAAGGAACGATTGTGACTGGAGTGCCCGTGCCAACGCGCTTCCAGATTTCTTCGATCTCGCGATTACTTACCGCGATGCAGCCATCGGTCCAGTTGAAAGGGCGCCACCAGGCGTTGCCGCCGTGAATCATGATGGCACCACCCGGATCTACTTTTTTGTCTTCGGCCTCCGATCGGTCTTGCGCATTCGGGTACGAAATGTGGAGGCCAAGATGGAACTTGCTCTCCGCATTCTTGGAGTCGATCTCGTAGTTCCCTTCTGGTGTCCGTTCGTCGCCATATTGCACTTTGTCGCCTTCCGGATTTGCACCCAATCGCACTCGATACTGCGCAATTACGGCGTCGTCGCGATAGAGGGTGAGCAATCGGTCTGACTTGTCTACGAGTATCCGGGTCGCGCGCTGCTCTTTCGGGAGCAAGTCAGGTTCCCTCGCGTGGCTTCCATTGCAGCCCAGTGCGAAGAAGATGAAGGTTGCATTCATGAGGGGGATTTTCATCAGGGCATTCCTTTGACGCGGACGGACACGCGATGTTGTCGCCAGAGCAAACGCAGACGCATCAGCAATCACGGACAGGATTTTGTCAGCTCACCCGTTTGGGTGGCTTTCGAATGGCATGGGCTCGTCATTTGCGTCGATCGGACCGGCGCTACCGGGGGAAACATGAATCGATTTTCGGTGCTCGTTGCTGCAGGGCTGTTGGCGCCTGCTCATGCGCAAGCGATTGAACCAGCCGCCGTCGGTGCGGACACGTCCTTCAGCTCGTGGCACCTGGATCAGGACCTGTTCGCTTTGGGCCACAATCAGGATCGCAATTACACGATGGGGGTGCGCTTTGTCTGGCAGAACGACGCCGCTCGGCACAAGCTCGCCGGTAAGCTGTTGCTGCCGCTGGTCGATGGTATTGATCCGAGTGGCGCGGGCGCCTACGCGGTTTCGTTCGGCAACAGTGCGTTCACGCCCGACGACCTGCGCCGCTCCGACGTGATTGCCGACGACCGGCCATACGGTTCGCTGTTGTATTGGGGCGCCTCCGTGGTCGCTTCTGACGCAGATGCTCCGGAACGGCAGGCAAGTGCGGCGAAGCTGGTCGTCGGAGTGCTTGGGCTGCCGATCAGTGACTGGGGGCAGAGTGGCATCCACACCGCCTGGCGGCATTTCGCGGGGACCCCGGACCCGTATGACCCAAAGGGCTGGGACAACCAGATTTCGGATGGCGGCGAGTTCACCGCCATGTACCAGCGCTCATGGCTGCAGCGCTTACCGGTGTCATCGCGGTACTTTGATGCGGCCCAGACCGTGGATGCGTACGCGGGCTACTACACCGGAGCGAGTTACGCGGTGGTCGGCAAGTGGGGTCGGTTCTCCAAGGAGACCACGCCGTTCTGGGAAATGATCGGCGACATCGATCCGCAGGCGGATGCCAACATGCTGGCGCAGCTGCAAACTGTACCCGCGCGCTCCGATCAAGGGGCCGTGTACCTGGGTACGGTGGCGAGCACCGGTCTCGACCCCTGGTATCGCATCAAGGAGTGGTACTTCACCGGGGGCGTGCGAGCGCGCTGGGTAGGCTACAACGAACTGCTGCAGGGCGGCTTCCGCGATTCAAGGCACACCCTGTCAGCGGGCGAAATCGAGCGATGGGTCGGTGAGGCCTCGGTGGGTTTCAATCTCACGTTTCCACTCGGCCGGCGGTTGATGCTGACCTGCACGGAGCGCAGCCCCGAGCACAAACTCGCAGAGCGCCGCTCTCATCGTTGGTGCGGGATCAATTTCTACCGGGCTTCGCGCCGGTAGACCGGATTGCCCTGCCGGCCCTGTCGCGTAGATGGTGCAACGCGTAGGGCGGGCTGGAGCCCGTCCTACGCCTGCCCGTTGCTTAGTCGGTAGTGGCGTTCTCCAGATATCGTAGGGAATTCAGGCGGGTTTCTGGGCCGAGGCGGCAGGTCACCGCGTCGGTGATGACGCGGGTGGTCAACGTCAGGTCGATGTCGACGACCACAACGGACAACGCGCAAGCGGCCGTGCCATTGGCGAAGTAGATGTCGACACCGGCAGTCGCTGCGTCTTCCGCATCGGTCGGGAGAGCGCAGATCACGCTGCGATTGACGGTGCTTACGTTGGCGATGCCGTAGGCACTGCGGGTCAGGGCCGTGCCATCGGAGGGCGTGGCGGGTTGGCACGCGGCGCCGGAAATGCCCTTGAAATCGGTGGCCTGTGCAGTTCGGATCGGCGCCATGAACAGGGTCGATATCAGCACGGTGATGGCAGAAACGGCCGCGGCCGCGACTGATGGCGTGCCGCAAAAGATGGAATGGACTTTCATGCTCTGGACTCCTGCATCCGGCGGGCACCTGGCCCCTGCGAAGAGCGGGTACGCAGTGCTTGGTACGGAGAGCGGTAGTGGCAATTACGGGCTGTCGGATTTCGAGTGGCGCGGCCGGATCAGCTCATTGCCGAAAGGCTCCCACCGGACATAGGCTGGGTCGGCTTCATCGGCCCAACGTTCCACGCATCGACGCTGCCGGGTTTATGGCGCCAACCCCGCCTACGGGCTATGGTCTTTTTTGTGTCGACCCTGCGGCGCGTTGCGGTATCTTTCCCGCTCGTCGCAGATCAGATCGAGCCAATGAAGGCCACCGTCGTCGGTTTAATCACCCCGCATGTTCTCAGGATCGCTGACCTCGCCAAGCAGGCCGAGTCAGGCGCCAACGTCGACTGGCACGTGCGGGATGCCGTCGCAAAGACGATCGAAGACCTCGGATCCCAGTACAACGCCCGGGACCTGCTCTCGGCCTACGTGCAGTGGCTGGAGACCGCGGCCCAGGAGGCAGGGCAGGCCCGCATGTTCTATTCCGGCGTGTTGCGTACGGCGGCTGCGGCAGCCAAACGAGAGATCCAGGCGCGCGAGTGAGGAGTCACGCTCCAGGAGCAGCGCTCCGATAGCGGCCTGATTCTTCCCGTACGCCGCAAGAAAAGCCCCGCTCGCGGGGCTTTTTTGTTGGGCGGTGGGATGAAACGGGCGGCGCTCGGGATGTTTCGGGCCGTGCGCCGCCTGTTTCGGGCGGCGGCCCGCAAGAATCTTCCCGTGCGCCGCCCGAAACAGGTGGCCGGCCGGGTTATTTGCCCGGCG
It encodes:
- a CDS encoding GFA family protein, with product MSQQHTGNCFCGAVEVQATGAPEAMGYCHCASCRSWSAGPVNAFTLWKPENVAVTRGAEYIGHFQKTAMSDRQFCTRCGGHLMTHHAPLGLTDVYAATIPTLDFQPAVHVNYAETVLPMKDGLPKLKDFPSEFGGSGETVPE
- a CDS encoding M20/M25/M40 family metallo-hydrolase, which translates into the protein MRPTVQPRRPALAAAVLWALLGMPLLVSAADADMAAIQRTVTAQHDVSLKRLQDWIALPSIAAENLNSREGAEYMARLAREAGFQQVAVLDTDGKPGVFATLDAGAKKTVGLYFMYDVKQFDPAEWTSPPLESKLVDRPGLGKVLVGRGAVNQKGPESALLAALHAIRIANQKMPVNLVLVAEGEEEIGSPHIGQLVHRPEVEAALRNTIGVFMPAASQDSDGNVQITLGAKGVVELELVASGEKWGRGPKKDIHSSLKAMVDSPAWRLVKALDTLVSEDGNTITIDGYPAAPPISAEHKAMIAAVVKVRSEAKSKKQFGVEHWIDDLPWQQANERLVSQPTVNIEGLVGGYTGPGGKTVLPHRAVAKIDMRLVPGMKKDAAVAALKAHLAKRGYADIEVNVSGGYDATQTSADAALIQAQRSVLERRGIKPLLWPRNAGSYPGFVFTDAPLSLASGHFGLGHGSGAHAPDEYYLIESTNPAVQGYDGAVMSFVEYLYELGK
- a CDS encoding L,D-transpeptidase family protein, which gives rise to MKIPLMNATFIFFALGCNGSHAREPDLLPKEQRATRILVDKSDRLLTLYRDDAVIAQYRVRLGANPEGDKVQYGDERTPEGNYEIDSKNAESKFHLGLHISYPNAQDRSEAEDKKVDPGGAIMIHGGNAWWRPFNWTDGCIAVSNREIEEIWKRVGTGTPVTIVP
- a CDS encoding lipid A deacylase LpxR family protein, whose translation is MNRFSVLVAAGLLAPAHAQAIEPAAVGADTSFSSWHLDQDLFALGHNQDRNYTMGVRFVWQNDAARHKLAGKLLLPLVDGIDPSGAGAYAVSFGNSAFTPDDLRRSDVIADDRPYGSLLYWGASVVASDADAPERQASAAKLVVGVLGLPISDWGQSGIHTAWRHFAGTPDPYDPKGWDNQISDGGEFTAMYQRSWLQRLPVSSRYFDAAQTVDAYAGYYTGASYAVVGKWGRFSKETTPFWEMIGDIDPQADANMLAQLQTVPARSDQGAVYLGTVASTGLDPWYRIKEWYFTGGVRARWVGYNELLQGGFRDSRHTLSAGEIERWVGEASVGFNLTFPLGRRLMLTCTERSPEHKLAERRSHRWCGINFYRASRR